Proteins from a single region of Gasterosteus aculeatus chromosome 20, fGasAcu3.hap1.1, whole genome shotgun sequence:
- the LOC120810373 gene encoding 1-phosphatidylinositol phosphodiesterase has translation MKAGHQCLLFYYTLLSVTFLCHGKDRSFNDDGDLILPGSYNIPWMAGIEDFRTLSLISIPGSHDSMALHGGPEAKCQAWSLKDQLRAGIRFLDLKVFGLGNTLYVMHGVTYQHSTLKDVLDTVRAFLSEFNSEAVLIRVQPESFEKNTVNEMVQSLIGDGQNVWVNPGMPNMGQVRGKIVFLQKSTFTLGIPFIDTNGQSDEKVSSIKEKDSRIMTQLNQATEACGGDNAVVTYTSGSGLGTFWGMFLTPKRVAERINPWLNQYLRQFYPNQPRPCKGVIAMDFPSVDLIQTVIDLNWW, from the exons ATGAAGGCTGGTCATCAGTGTCTGCTCTTCTACTATACCCTGTTGTCTGTCAC CTTTCTGTGCCACGGTAAAGACCGATCCTTCAATGACGACGGAGACCTCATACTCCCGGGGTCCTACAACATCCCGTGGATGGCTGGGATTGAGGATTTCCGCACCCTCTCTCTCATCTCCATCCCCGGGTCCCATGACAGCATGGCCTTGCACGGAGGACCGGAGGCCAAATGCCAGGCCTGGTCCCTGAAGGACCAGCTCAGGGCCGGCATTCGGTTCCTGGATCTCAAGGTGTTTGGACTGGGGAACACCCTCTACGTCATGCATGGAGTGACGTACCAGCACAGCACTCTCAAGGACGTCCTGGACACCGTCCGAGCCTTCCTGTCAGAGTTTAATAGCGAGGCCGTGCTCATCAGAGTCCAACCAGAGTCGTTTGAGAAGAATACCGTCAACGAAATGGTCCAGAGTCTCATTGGCGACGGCCAGAACGTCTGGGTGAACCCTGGAATGCCAAACATGGGTCAGGTCAGGGGGAAAATTGTATTCTTACAGAAGAGCACCTTCACGCTAGGGATTCCCTTCATAGATACAAACGGGCAGAGTGACGAAAAGGTTAGCAGCATTAAAGAAAAAGACAGCCGAATAATGACGCAGCTGAACCAAGCCACCGAAGCTTGTGGAGGAGATAATGCCGTTGTGACTTACACCAGCGGCTCTGGCTTGGGTACTTTTTGGGGGATGTTCCTGACTCCAAAGAGAGTGGCTGAAAGGATAAACCCCTGGCTCAATCAATACCTGAGACAGTTTTATCCTAATCAACCAAGACCGTGCAAGG